The genomic region ttagaaCATCtgcaacaaatatttttttattattgataaaaggaataattatttatagtttatacaTTCGccaaatgatttttcttttagattacatgtatttttttttgaaaattaattttatttgatttagataaaattactatataaatgataaaattttatctttaaatatttaacacagttcaaaattcaaaagtcaaACTAAAATCCTATAGTTAAACCGGTAACAATCTGTTAGCAGTCTACTAGCAAGTCATCAACCATAAACCATacaaatttattaacatttatttagaaaaagaaagaatgataaacattatatttaattaagaaaaaaataattaattatatttgattacaccaattctaattaaatattaattttttaacttatttttcattaaaatttgatataagAAATTACtgaaattaaaactttaattaaattaataatattttaaaaatattaacatgagataaaatttattaaaattttcttacatttaaaaacaagaaaaaaaatatattttttttttctagttgtaTTTGAGACAAGAGAGAATAtatcattaatttgtttttcaccTACAAAAATGACACCCACCATTTCATTATTGCTTGAACAAGATTGATACACATTCTATTCAAACAGACGCCCATTAAAATTTCCGCCAAAAAAGGAGGGTTAGTTAGgaagacacacacacaccacaACTCTTCCTAAAcctaacacacacacacttacaCTTTGCATTCCAAATTCCACAACTTTCACTTTCTACAACACTATTTACCCCATTTTCTCTAAATCCAAACAGGCCCCAAAAGAAAGAGAGGGAAAATTCTCTTCCATGGCCTCTTCACGCCCTGCCAATGTGGGAATCCTTGCCATGGACATCTACTTCCCTCCCACCTGCGTCACCCAGGTCTCAATTTGTGGTTTTTCTCATAAAGCTCTGATTTTtatactttcttttttgttatgttttgtgttttgttttgtaaagCTGCGATTTTTATTCTTGGTTTGGTTATgttgtgttttttgttttgatggGTTGTGCAGGATGCTTTGGAGGGTCATGATGGGGTGAGCAAAGGGAAATATACTATTGGGCTTGGACAGGATTGCATGGCCTTCTGCTCTGAGGTTGAAGATGTTATCTCAATGAGGTTGATTACAATTTTGCATAAGCAATAAGCATTTCCTtactattgtttttatttatttattattatttagtagtTTGCTTATTGGTACCTTTGGTTTGGAATTTTTGCAGTTTTGATCtcccaagtttttttttaaaactaattaaggtctatttatataattaagcaAATTATTCCTATGTTGATTTTCTTCCACTTAAAAccatcaaattattattttttagccaaATGTTCAGGGATTTAAGATGATCTGGGATATGAAGTAATTTCAAAAGTTTAGAAGAAAATGATTTAGTGGAAATTTGAAGGATTATAGGATGTGAGATAAGGGTTTAAAAAGgtggaaatttgattttctttattttttaaaaaaaaaattgggtggAATTTGATAATTTAGTTGGTGAGTTTTCAGCAAAGAAGGTTTAAAACTATAATGATGTTTTACTATGTAATGTTGTGTGTCTTAGATGACCACATGCCGTCTTTATTTATAATGGAGAAATCAGAATCAATATTGATTACATATCAATCAACTTCTGATTATTAAGTAATTACATATCAATCAGAATCATAAGTTTCTACgtaataataaatacaagatAATGTAAAGATAAATGTAATCTAGCAAAAACAATGTAATTGATtcaatttgtgaaaattttgAGTAGGTAATTTGAATTTGGGGGCAGGGGGTTCAGGTAGGAGAAAATTGATAGAGGGACCAAATTtgctcaattttaaaaataggtgAATCACATGTGAATTATAAAGAGTAGAGAGTGTTCAAAAGTGTGTTATTAGTATTCCTTAAATAGAAAATGTAGTTTCTCTGTTCTTGAGATACTGTTTCCTAGGAGATTTTTTCTGGTAATTCTAATATGTCTGTTTTTGGGGGAGGGGGTACTTAAGTCATGCTTTTGTACTTGATTAATGTAGCTAGTCAGTGTTTTGGACTTGTATAATACTATAATACACATCTTTCCTGCACttattcttataatattttgcttttaaactttgaatttaCAGCTTGACGGTAGTTACTTCACTTCTTGAAAAATTTAATGTTGATCCAAAGCAAATTGGACATTTGGCGGTTGGGAGTGAAACTGTTATTGACAAAAGCAAATCAATTAAGACCTTCCTGATGCAAGTTTTTGAGGTAAGTTATTCTCTGTTTAGATATTGAGTGTTGACCCTCACCTTATAAGATTATTGGATTCTATAGATTTTCACAGTCACAATATCTTCCCATATCTAGACACCTCTTCTGGGATATTCTAGATTCTGGAGTGTGATTGGATATAATCCCTTCTTTTGTGTCCATACAAAATTGATGCTGCCAAAGGAACACAAAATGACAAATGAgatggtttttttattttttatattggacTATTAAATTGctatgtaatttatttatttttgaatgagTCAAAATTAGAaaggaataaaaggaaataagtAAAGGAATCTGTATTTGTGCTTATGTGATGTCTGCATCTTATATTAACTCATCCAACAATCAGGCAAGTGGTAATACTGACATTGAAGGTGTTGATTCAACTAATGCATGCTATGGAGGAACGGCTGCTTTGTTCAACTGTGTGAATTGGGTGGAGAGTAGCTCATGGGATGGACGTTATGGACTTGTTGTTTGTACAGACACTGCGGTATGTCTGCTACAGATTTACTACTTAATGCATAAGGAAATTtcaattcttatatttttatccattttttgTCTTATTAGTGACACAATTGTATGTTTTAGAGCCTCTGACCAACTCTAGCGTCTTATTATATATAGatgtaaaatttatgtaattatcAAATTTCACATAATTCAACTTGAAATAATATGTGGCAGGGTGGCTGCATGTGTTTCCATGTAGTAAGCTTCTATCTCCAGATGCTGTGCAAAAGAACTTAAAATTGCATAAATTCCTAGTTAAAGAGAATGTGTAGTCATGGCATCCCTAGCTTCACTGTCTTAGGTTGTGTTGCCCATGAATTTACCATGTCACAACTCTGCAACTGATATTTCTGTATACAACAGTAGAAGTTCAAGATATCTCCATCACATGAAAATATTGTCAGGAGATTGATTAGTTGAGTGCAAGAAAGTTTTTTCATCCAAATTGATCTTCTTAGTggcaatataatatatttttctcttgaatTATGAAGGATAGAAATACACTTTCACGAAGCAACAAAGTATGAACTGCATTATCTATACTGAGCTATCTAATGTGCAAGTTTGTAATTGAATTTCATGCATGGTTAGTTTACCAAGATATTACTTTTACAAGAAAGCTtggaacacattttttttttttaatgtctacATGTCTCATCATTTGTTCTACTTGACTACTATTATACTTATGTTCCTTTCTCTTAAAACGTTGAAATCAATTGTAGATTATAGTGTCAAACAGTTTTCTTAGCTATGTCTTTCTTGTTTCAGGTATATGCTGAAGGACCTGCTCGTCCCACTGGAGGAGCTGCTGCAATTGCCATGCTTGTAGGGCCAGATGCTCCTATTGCTTTTGAAAGCAAACTCAGAGGCAGTCACATGTCTCATGCATATGATTTTTACAAGCCAAACCTTGCTAGCGAATATCCAGTAATGCTCTGTCACCTCCtcattattaattttacttgCATCATAACTGTACTATGAAGTGTTGTCTTAGTTTATGATTGAAGTTCTTTTGTTCTTACAATAAGACAAACTTATCTATGATGAAGATATTTCCAAACTTCagttttacctttttttacCCATTGTCTttggttctattttttatttgaaatattgaCAAATAAAATCAAGGAGGATTGTAATTGAAAAAAGGATGtactaaagttattttttaaaaaaaactttatgaacaaaataataatgtcTATTGCTAGTCTTACTTTGACAGGGGAAGTCTTGTACACTAGCCCACTCTTTATATTGGTTAGCAGGATCCTTTTTCCCACCCACTTGTCCCCAACACtaccaaattataaaattcatataCACAATCATCAATTTTTACAGAGCAGCTAAAGCTAACGAAcactgattttttgtttttttaaaatggctATAAAGATTGTCACTTGATTAAATTTTGTTCAAGTAATTTATCTCAGTTTgcaaacataaatatttaagCATGTTTAGATTTTAATCTCTGCTTTATACCAATTCTTACTATTATGCTTTAGTGATTGTGGATGCCTTCTGTCAATCAACTAAAAGTTCAGCACACATTAATTTAGACAGatcttctctttatttttaattggtcATTTTCCTGCTGTAGATTGTTGATGGAAAACTCTCACAGACCTGTTATCTCATGGCACTTGATTCCTGTTACCGGCTTTACTGTGAGAAGTAAGTATAGACTGAACCAAAATggccattttcaatttttcttttttgcttcaaaTTCTCATTAAATGTTCTTCCATATACAGATTTGAAAAATTGGAGGGGAGGCCTTTTTCAATGTCAGATTCTGATTATTTTGTGTTTCATTCTCCATATAACAAGGTAATTGTCATGCAGGAATTTTTTCTCCATATTtggaatgaaaacaaaaaggcAGAGAAGTATGTCATAACACGACCTACAATGACTCTCTACATAATTGCTTTCTTGATGTATTGCAGCTTGTGCAGAAAAGTTTTGGCCGACTATACTTCAATGACTTCTTGAGAAATGCCAGGTTTGTGTATCTTCTGCTTCATCCACATGCTTTAATCAATGCATTTTCAATTCAAGGAGCCAAGCTATAGAATGCCATTGACCCTTT from Glycine soja cultivar W05 chromosome 16, ASM419377v2, whole genome shotgun sequence harbors:
- the LOC114390969 gene encoding hydroxymethylglutaryl-CoA synthase-like; this translates as MASSRPANVGILAMDIYFPPTCVTQDALEGHDGVSKGKYTIGLGQDCMAFCSEVEDVISMSLTVVTSLLEKFNVDPKQIGHLAVGSETVIDKSKSIKTFLMQVFEASGNTDIEGVDSTNACYGGTAALFNCVNWVESSSWDGRYGLVVCTDTAVYAEGPARPTGGAAAIAMLVGPDAPIAFESKLRGSHMSHAYDFYKPNLASEYPIVDGKLSQTCYLMALDSCYRLYCEKFEKLEGRPFSMSDSDYFVFHSPYNKLVQKSFGRLYFNDFLRNASFVDEVARETLAPYASLSGDESYQSRDLEKANQQAAKHLYDAKVQPSTLIPKQVGNMYTASLYAAFASLLHNKNSSLVGKRVVMFSYGSGLTATMFSFQLQEGQHPFNLSNIVTVMNVSDKLKQRVEIPPEKFVETLKIMEHRYGGKDFVTSKDCSYLTPGTFYLTNVDSMYRRFYAKKD